From the Metamycoplasma hominis ATCC 23114 genome, one window contains:
- the rlmD gene encoding 23S rRNA (uracil(1939)-C(5))-methyltransferase RlmD, translated as MYKINDKIVVKATELSYEGYGVVRSDKQTLFVENLLPGEEAEVAIYKSNSKIAYGRTVNLINKSSKRVEVVEKELFESGAAPLMVLSYEDQLKFKQEIVNNLIKRNIGFQNIEQIQPSPKILNYRNKITLHVNYKNNNIYIGFYKKNSNKLVIQNSLPLCHDELDKYYKELISALKQQILSKDNWIKELKLRKITLRHSNWSHNIEVIFIIENPNKKGFDLLKNNLIFLLKPNVISIQCQYIKESKDIFTSLYKSMPQQFNINNKIFNVNNDSFFQVNEEQTSLIYNQIKKFIDQENSTKIIDVYSGVGSIGISVCGNDSQLELIEINKSACECAKININQNLINPKLVDIINSSAQDFFNKKEAEYFEKSIVIFDPPRTGLTNKEINMLEKCNSVIYMSCNPHTMIRDLKYFEEKGYRIERLIPYDMFPQTYHIEMLSLLKK; from the coding sequence ATGTATAAAATAAACGACAAAATAGTTGTGAAAGCAACAGAACTAAGTTATGAAGGCTATGGGGTTGTAAGAAGTGATAAACAAACACTTTTTGTTGAAAATCTCTTACCTGGAGAAGAAGCAGAAGTAGCCATTTATAAATCAAATTCAAAAATTGCTTATGGACGTACAGTTAATTTGATAAATAAATCAAGTAAAAGAGTTGAAGTTGTTGAGAAAGAATTGTTTGAAAGCGGTGCAGCGCCATTGATGGTTTTAAGTTACGAAGATCAATTAAAATTCAAACAAGAAATTGTTAATAATTTAATAAAAAGAAATATTGGATTTCAAAACATCGAACAAATTCAACCTAGTCCAAAAATATTAAATTATAGAAATAAAATAACCTTACATGTGAATTATAAAAACAATAATATTTATATTGGTTTCTATAAAAAAAACAGCAACAAACTAGTTATTCAAAATTCGCTTCCTCTTTGTCATGATGAACTTGATAAATATTACAAAGAACTTATTAGTGCCCTAAAACAACAAATTTTATCAAAAGATAATTGAATAAAAGAACTTAAACTTAGAAAAATTACATTGAGGCATAGTAATTGAAGCCATAATATTGAAGTTATTTTTATTATTGAAAATCCAAATAAAAAAGGTTTTGATTTATTGAAAAATAATTTGATTTTCTTATTGAAACCCAATGTAATTTCAATACAATGCCAATATATTAAAGAATCTAAAGATATATTCACTTCTTTGTATAAATCAATGCCACAACAATTTAATATAAACAATAAAATATTCAATGTGAACAATGATTCTTTTTTTCAAGTAAATGAAGAACAAACTAGTTTAATATATAATCAAATTAAAAAGTTCATAGATCAAGAAAATTCAACAAAAATAATTGATGTTTATTCAGGCGTTGGTAGCATTGGAATATCTGTTTGTGGCAATGACTCTCAGCTTGAATTAATTGAAATAAATAAATCAGCATGTGAGTGTGCAAAAATTAACATAAACCAAAATTTGATTAATCCAAAACTTGTGGATATAATAAATAGTTCAGCACAAGACTTTTTTAATAAAAAAGAAGCAGAATATTTTGAAAAATCGATAGTTATATTTGACCCACCAAGAACAGGTTTAACAAATAAAGAAATTAACATGCTAGAAAAATGCAATAGTGTAATTTATATGAGTTGCAATCCTCATACAATGATTAGGGATTTAAAATATTTTGAAGAAAAAGGGTATAGAATCGAAAGGCTAATACCTTATGATATGTTTCCTCAAACTTATCATATTGAAATGTTGTCGCTTTTAAAAAAATAA
- a CDS encoding MHO_4530 family protein, translated as MYKYIAIWIFLIILFLAVSTVLTIYYVIIRQKKINAQTGFFVFKIDSTKNRIKIEGDINSINKIPKYLWKILSIDGQWAKLNNFLNIFDSGDKRLLLDNIKKKNFFKLKTRIAEESWSNYFSKVDIEFNNVVNDEIMGTFAWRDIDIKMDNVFNKEIHDLSYIPTIENYEGLFFFLNKKHITDINAFLDLFKDLGKQHNINGLEVVYEWNVLCILFNHDKLGIEKAKFLAQKFIDIAKLYNKLYFKLCWFDSYIMNKKTLDNVFTFFDYLKLETFEKNAYNFQKIPSNIWTEQNFQKFCLTYENIIYNLRNNFSISLKNISLKNAIGDKTELRRFGLPKIFNSLKLNKDYDYYLEFLDITRLFYNVFYEKIGELHPKNAILKISDSIFETLDINVIKKIGVEFPTFIQSIKLLSAERIKDISQKIVKLQGTKLNFCLEIKDIDSTIISLVSPWIKFIWIDEELTSRLTEPNIVLYLNTLLDNVKNLGIKVIFEKLDYKTYRKLFYKHTSIILYTTN; from the coding sequence ATGTATAAATACATAGCAATATGAATCTTTCTAATAATTTTATTCTTGGCCGTATCAACCGTATTAACGATATATTACGTTATTATTAGACAAAAGAAGATAAATGCTCAAACAGGATTTTTTGTATTTAAAATAGACAGTACAAAAAACAGAATAAAAATCGAAGGCGATATAAATTCAATTAACAAAATACCTAAATATTTATGAAAGATTTTAAGTATAGATGGTCAATGGGCAAAACTAAATAACTTCTTAAATATTTTTGATTCAGGTGATAAGCGCCTATTACTAGATAATATAAAGAAAAAAAACTTCTTTAAACTAAAAACAAGGATAGCAGAAGAATCATGATCTAACTATTTTTCAAAAGTAGATATTGAGTTTAACAATGTTGTAAATGATGAAATTATGGGAACATTTGCATGAAGAGACATTGACATTAAAATGGATAATGTTTTCAATAAAGAAATTCATGATTTGTCTTATATTCCAACCATTGAAAATTATGAAGGCTTGTTTTTCTTTTTAAACAAGAAACACATTACTGATATAAATGCTTTTTTAGATCTGTTTAAAGATTTAGGAAAACAACACAATATTAATGGCTTAGAAGTTGTATATGAATGAAATGTTCTTTGCATTTTGTTTAATCATGATAAATTAGGTATTGAGAAAGCAAAATTTCTTGCACAAAAATTCATTGATATTGCAAAACTATACAACAAACTTTATTTTAAACTTTGTTGATTTGATTCGTATATAATGAATAAAAAAACATTGGATAACGTATTTACATTCTTTGATTATTTAAAATTAGAAACATTTGAAAAAAATGCATATAACTTTCAAAAAATCCCAAGCAATATTTGAACCGAGCAAAACTTTCAAAAATTTTGTTTAACATACGAAAACATTATTTATAATCTAAGAAACAATTTCTCTATTTCACTAAAAAATATTTCGCTAAAAAATGCAATTGGCGATAAAACCGAACTTAGAAGGTTTGGACTTCCTAAGATTTTTAATTCATTAAAATTAAACAAAGATTATGACTATTACCTAGAATTTTTAGACATAACTAGATTGTTTTATAATGTCTTTTATGAAAAAATCGGTGAACTACATCCTAAAAATGCAATATTAAAAATTAGTGATTCAATATTTGAAACATTAGATATAAACGTTATTAAAAAAATCGGGGTTGAATTTCCAACATTTATTCAATCAATAAAATTATTATCAGCAGAAAGAATAAAAGACATATCCCAAAAAATTGTTAAACTACAAGGAACGAAACTCAATTTTTGTCTCGAAATTAAGGATATTGATTCAACAATAATTTCTCTGGTATCCCCTTGAATTAAATTCATTTGAATAGATGAAGAACTAACCTCTAGATTAACCGAACCTAACATTGTTTTATATCTAAATACCTTATTAGATAATGTAAAAAATCTAGGTATTAAAGTTATTTTTGAAAAATTAGACTACAAAACATACAGGAAATTATTTTATAAACACACATCGATTATTTTATATACGACCAATTAG
- a CDS encoding MATE family efflux transporter encodes MRKKENSKQRNTNRLSIFIEKSSELFKVKHFKYIFKLTLPIFFQTLFVALVSVVSSLASSHYIKVYHADGSYNGFYFYMIAKILTVYKMITFIPIIYQSGTLVLCSNLFGQSKIRDIPKALWSAVYVSLIINTCVYFIMFGLAPIVLQASGTKNIPLFGWKNKEGVDLFKSNIELLKNHNITINDLARMNQFNKVLYGGTINGITLVNTNPFKVSVTSETTMAIKFLRITTCDIFIYSIAVIFTASLQSVEKNKFSIFGLITSIFVRASWTYLIMFLPWKISNEDLFIMVALEPILGAIFHLTIDYSISYHFITKNNKISIKETWNTKYVKNILKLGLPIAFETGIWFIGQYLLARAIPMGFEGKNEQFIGLWRAVNSSYDIFNAVMIALGYVSSAIVANEIGKQNFEAAHELGNSALKFGFYAQSLFSILGVSLTWPLLRLYSIDIQIINSVGYGVMGIMMLRAVLDIGNLTTLRALWGANDVWMPNLVSLITMLGVQLSAVYLVVYIQLGHHYFSPATFMFLMTGATLLDAFTRTLLFNIRWSTRKWYKYAKKL; translated from the coding sequence ATGAGAAAGAAAGAAAACAGTAAACAAAGAAATACAAATCGTTTAAGTATTTTTATTGAAAAATCAAGTGAATTATTTAAAGTTAAACACTTTAAGTATATTTTCAAATTGACTTTACCAATCTTTTTTCAGACACTTTTTGTTGCTTTAGTATCGGTAGTTTCTTCTCTTGCTTCTTCGCATTATATAAAAGTCTATCACGCCGATGGTTCATACAATGGTTTTTATTTTTATATGATTGCAAAAATATTAACTGTTTACAAAATGATAACCTTTATTCCTATTATTTACCAAAGCGGAACATTAGTCTTATGCTCAAATCTTTTTGGACAAAGCAAAATAAGAGACATACCAAAAGCTTTGTGGTCTGCCGTTTATGTATCATTAATAATAAATACTTGTGTCTATTTTATTATGTTTGGACTTGCACCAATAGTTTTACAAGCTTCTGGAACAAAAAACATTCCTCTTTTTGGTTGAAAAAACAAGGAAGGTGTAGATCTTTTTAAATCAAACATTGAATTATTGAAAAATCACAACATCACTATAAATGATTTAGCTAGAATGAATCAATTTAATAAGGTGCTATACGGTGGAACTATAAATGGAATTACCCTAGTTAATACAAATCCTTTTAAGGTTTCAGTAACTTCCGAAACAACAATGGCTATAAAATTCTTAAGAATAACCACTTGCGACATATTCATATATTCAATAGCCGTTATTTTTACGGCCAGTTTACAATCTGTTGAAAAAAATAAATTTTCAATATTTGGATTAATTACCAGTATATTTGTACGTGCAAGTTGAACTTATTTAATTATGTTTTTACCTTGAAAGATTTCAAATGAAGATCTTTTTATAATGGTTGCACTTGAACCAATTTTGGGGGCAATATTTCATTTAACAATTGATTATTCAATTTCCTATCACTTTATAACAAAAAACAATAAAATTTCAATTAAAGAAACATGGAATACAAAATATGTTAAAAACATTCTTAAGTTAGGTCTTCCTATTGCTTTTGAAACAGGAATTTGATTCATAGGCCAATATCTTCTTGCGAGAGCAATTCCGATGGGATTCGAAGGAAAGAATGAACAATTCATTGGTTTGTGAAGAGCTGTAAATAGTTCCTATGACATATTTAATGCAGTAATGATTGCTTTGGGTTATGTATCAAGCGCAATTGTTGCAAACGAAATTGGAAAACAAAATTTTGAAGCTGCTCATGAACTCGGAAATAGTGCATTAAAGTTTGGCTTTTATGCACAGTCATTATTTTCAATATTAGGAGTTTCATTAACCTGGCCTTTGCTAAGACTTTATTCAATAGATATTCAAATAATTAATTCTGTTGGGTATGGTGTTATGGGAATTATGATGCTAAGAGCTGTTCTAGATATAGGAAACCTTACAACCCTAAGGGCTTTATGAGGTGCCAACGATGTTTGAATGCCAAATTTAGTTTCTTTAATAACTATGCTAGGTGTTCAATTGAGCGCTGTATATCTTGTTGTGTATATTCAATTAGGACATCATTATTTCAGTCCTGCCACCTTCATGTTTTTAATGACGGGAGCAACATTATTAGATGCATTCACAAGAACATTGCTATTCAATATTCGTTGAAGCACAAGAAAATGGTATAAATATGCTAAAAAGTTATAA
- a CDS encoding ATP-dependent helicase: MIDLKDLNEQQKSAVIYNEGPLRIIAGAGSGKTRVLTYKIAYLIQKLGVLPNRILALTFSNKAANEMKQRVFNLLAEDNPSNLSPYISTFHAMCAKILRKEIYNFGYENDFQILDELDQKEILKIVYSELDISPTEFTFSSIISFIQNKKNSIEYLNNSINDNNEHFNEDSDSQETQDEKIKAIKEKIYERYQLHLERSHSLDFDDLLVFVYKLFYEPKFSFVAERWKKRFDYILIDEFQDTSILQYRIMQKLANEHLTIVGDPDQTIYSWRNADINIIMNFDKDYPNSVTVKLEENYRSTKTILRAANNLISHNKLRLEKKLFTENEEGENIEFYCGFNDEAEARWIATKISELKRNRVQLKNIAILYRTNSCSRAIEEALIKENTIYKLFGSIKFYQREEVKDALAYLRVIHDGSEISLLRIINKPSRKIGNVTIEKLLSASKKYNLGLFEYLETHFNQIQKELHISGDTLKNLANFINEIRWARRAIQTNAIHLTIKELIVNKIKYFDEIKNSEEEYENKIDNFNSLIEAIAEWEKKNPQGSIDEYLQEITLITDRDVEDDAASFVSLMTVHNSKGLEFDYVFVACLAENIFPLKRAISISPQDDFTFLNSKNFKENIEGLEEERRLAYVAMTRAKKRLMLSFSVGRNGINRKSRFLSEAGINEIRTIKIANNFSIAAEQETRNNDLIVGDYIIHNTYGKGLIIDMVDNVIEVKFENDKKIRKLSKTHHSIKKYEDDESLNS; this comes from the coding sequence ATGATTGATTTAAAAGATTTAAACGAACAGCAAAAAAGTGCCGTTATATATAACGAAGGACCTTTAAGAATTATTGCTGGCGCTGGTTCAGGAAAAACTAGAGTTTTAACATATAAGATTGCTTATTTAATCCAAAAATTAGGTGTTCTACCTAATCGTATTTTGGCACTAACTTTTTCAAATAAGGCTGCAAATGAAATGAAACAAAGGGTATTTAATCTACTTGCAGAAGATAACCCTAGCAATCTTTCTCCTTATATTTCAACATTCCATGCAATGTGTGCAAAAATATTGAGAAAAGAAATATATAACTTTGGATATGAAAACGATTTCCAAATTCTTGATGAATTAGACCAAAAAGAAATATTAAAAATTGTTTATTCAGAACTTGATATTTCACCAACAGAATTTACATTCTCTTCAATAATTTCATTTATTCAAAACAAAAAGAATTCAATCGAATATTTAAACAACTCAATTAACGATAATAACGAACATTTTAATGAAGACTCAGATTCACAAGAAACACAAGATGAAAAAATCAAGGCAATAAAAGAAAAAATTTACGAACGCTACCAATTACACCTTGAAAGATCTCACTCCCTTGATTTTGATGATTTGTTGGTGTTTGTATACAAATTATTTTATGAACCAAAATTCAGTTTTGTAGCCGAAAGATGAAAAAAGAGATTTGATTATATTTTAATAGACGAATTTCAAGATACTAGCATTTTGCAATATAGAATAATGCAAAAACTTGCAAATGAACATTTAACCATTGTTGGTGATCCAGATCAAACAATTTATTCTTGAAGAAATGCTGACATAAACATTATTATGAATTTTGATAAGGATTACCCAAATTCAGTTACAGTAAAACTTGAAGAAAATTACAGATCAACCAAAACTATTTTAAGAGCAGCAAACAACTTAATTTCGCATAATAAACTTAGATTAGAAAAGAAATTATTCACTGAAAACGAAGAAGGCGAAAATATTGAGTTTTATTGTGGTTTTAATGACGAGGCCGAAGCTAGATGAATAGCAACAAAAATTTCAGAATTAAAAAGAAATCGAGTTCAATTAAAAAATATTGCTATTTTATATAGAACCAATAGTTGTTCAAGAGCAATTGAAGAAGCCTTAATCAAAGAAAATACAATATATAAATTATTTGGCTCTATTAAATTTTACCAAAGAGAAGAAGTAAAAGATGCCCTAGCATATTTAAGAGTTATTCATGATGGAAGCGAAATTTCGTTATTAAGAATAATTAATAAGCCTTCTCGTAAAATAGGGAATGTTACAATTGAAAAACTTCTTTCTGCTTCTAAAAAATACAACTTGGGACTTTTTGAATATCTAGAAACTCACTTTAACCAAATTCAAAAAGAATTGCATATTTCTGGCGATACGCTAAAAAACTTAGCAAACTTTATCAATGAAATCAGATGAGCTAGAAGAGCAATTCAAACAAATGCAATTCACTTAACCATAAAAGAATTAATCGTTAATAAAATAAAATACTTTGATGAAATAAAAAACTCAGAAGAAGAATATGAAAATAAAATCGACAACTTCAATAGTTTAATTGAAGCCATTGCTGAATGAGAAAAGAAAAACCCACAAGGTTCTATTGATGAATATTTGCAAGAAATAACTCTAATAACAGATAGAGATGTTGAAGATGATGCCGCAAGTTTCGTTTCACTAATGACTGTTCACAACTCAAAAGGGCTTGAATTTGATTATGTATTTGTTGCTTGCTTAGCAGAAAACATTTTTCCACTAAAGAGGGCCATATCGATTTCTCCACAAGACGATTTTACTTTTTTAAATTCAAAAAATTTCAAAGAAAACATAGAAGGATTAGAGGAAGAAAGACGTTTGGCTTATGTAGCAATGACTCGTGCTAAAAAAAGATTAATGCTTTCTTTCTCAGTTGGCAGAAATGGTATAAATAGAAAAAGTAGATTCTTGTCTGAAGCAGGAATAAACGAAATTAGAACAATTAAGATTGCCAATAACTTCTCAATTGCAGCAGAGCAAGAAACAAGAAATAACGATTTAATAGTCGGTGATTATATTATTCACAACACATATGGAAAAGGGTTGATTATAGATATGGTTGACAACGTTATTGAAGTTAAATTTGAAAATGATAAAAAGATTCGCAAATTATCAAAAACCCACCATTCAATTAAAAAATACGAAGATGATGAAAGCCTAAATAGTTAA
- the mnmE gene encoding tRNA uridine-5-carboxymethylaminomethyl(34) synthesis GTPase MnmE yields the protein MKNNIQDTIVAISSGNVNQAISIIRLSGEDSIEIVKKVFSGKVGKDKTITYGNIIDNITGKIVDEVLVNWFIGNKNYTGENTVEINAHGGIVVTNKILNLLIANGARLANRGEFTRRAFLNGKISLDKAEAINSLIHAKTNKQAEIAISQFNSKDNLIIENLINELLTIISLIEINIDYSDYNDIKEMDANTLTSQLSKFNRKLDSIINKSENACDIYKGINVAIVGRPNTGKSSLLNSLIGSQKAIVTNIPGTTRDVVEGEFQINGFLFNLIDTAGIRQTKDLVESIGIERSKNAIKEAKIVIHMHEPFIKENEEDQIIKELSKGKVYIPVMNKQDLLNKDQYPKNMVLISSKENSLWELKNALVKNYLNIDLDDPQIIFNNRKLSLLKQAKISINTALESLSQGLGPEVVILDINEAWGSLSEILNKKHDNEALLDNIFSKFCLGK from the coding sequence ATGAAAAATAATATTCAAGATACAATAGTTGCTATTTCTTCAGGCAATGTAAATCAAGCAATATCTATTATCAGATTATCTGGTGAAGATTCAATTGAGATTGTTAAAAAAGTTTTTAGTGGTAAAGTCGGAAAAGATAAGACAATTACTTACGGAAATATCATTGATAATATAACAGGAAAAATCGTTGATGAGGTATTAGTTAATTGGTTTATTGGTAATAAAAATTATACTGGAGAAAATACCGTTGAAATAAATGCTCATGGTGGAATTGTTGTAACAAACAAAATACTTAATCTATTAATTGCTAATGGTGCAAGGTTGGCAAACAGAGGAGAATTTACAAGGCGAGCATTTTTAAACGGAAAAATTTCGTTAGATAAAGCCGAAGCGATAAATAGCTTAATTCATGCAAAAACAAATAAACAAGCAGAAATTGCTATTTCTCAATTTAATTCTAAGGACAATTTAATTATTGAAAATTTAATTAACGAACTACTTACTATAATTTCATTAATCGAAATTAATATTGATTATTCTGATTATAACGATATAAAAGAAATGGATGCTAACACCTTAACAAGTCAATTATCAAAATTTAATAGAAAATTAGATTCTATAATTAATAAATCAGAAAATGCTTGCGATATTTATAAAGGAATAAATGTTGCGATAGTAGGAAGACCCAACACTGGTAAATCATCACTTTTAAATTCTTTAATTGGTTCACAAAAAGCAATAGTAACAAATATACCCGGAACAACAAGAGACGTGGTAGAAGGCGAATTTCAGATTAATGGTTTTTTATTTAATTTGATTGATACAGCGGGTATAAGACAAACAAAAGATCTTGTTGAATCAATAGGTATTGAAAGATCTAAAAACGCAATAAAAGAAGCCAAAATTGTAATTCATATGCACGAACCATTTATTAAAGAAAATGAAGAAGATCAAATAATTAAAGAACTCTCAAAAGGTAAGGTATATATACCGGTAATGAACAAGCAAGATCTTTTAAACAAAGATCAATATCCTAAGAACATGGTTTTAATCTCAAGCAAAGAAAATAGTCTATGAGAATTAAAAAATGCGTTAGTAAAAAATTACTTGAATATTGATTTAGATGACCCTCAAATAATTTTTAATAATAGAAAACTTTCGTTATTGAAGCAAGCGAAGATTTCTATCAATACTGCACTAGAATCACTAAGTCAAGGTTTAGGCCCTGAGGTGGTTATTTTAGATATAAACGAAGCTTGAGGGTCATTGAGCGAAATACTAAATAAAAAGCACGATAATGAAGCCCTACTAGATAATATATTTAGCAAATTTTGTTTAGGAAAATAA
- a CDS encoding nucleotidyltransferase, with the protein MKIGIIAEFNPFHNGHIYLINKIKEIFKDPEIIVALSCDYVQRGEIACLPFEVRKNIALEYGATKVVELDFFASTQAAHIFAKKSIDLLIKEGIDYLVFGVSDTDDIKKYLNAANVIKKNFDQYNKDVRMNLKTGKSYVLSCFLSLEKLIGVENIPQDILGFEYTKYIVFNNLSVKPFCIKRTAPHNSLIANNNYASATMIRKMLEEGEDVSMFTPINIPKNFSKIEDKYNEFKQKVQNYSKEELANIALVSEGMENLFKKNIEIAKNYNEFVDLCTSKRYTNSRIKRVMLYVLLGIKKEDLC; encoded by the coding sequence ATGAAAATAGGAATAATAGCTGAATTTAACCCATTTCACAATGGGCATATTTATTTAATTAATAAAATTAAAGAAATCTTCAAAGATCCTGAAATAATTGTTGCATTATCTTGCGATTATGTTCAACGGGGCGAAATAGCATGTTTACCTTTTGAAGTTAGAAAAAACATTGCGCTTGAATATGGAGCAACAAAAGTTGTTGAATTAGATTTTTTTGCATCTACACAAGCAGCCCATATTTTTGCTAAAAAATCAATAGATTTGTTAATAAAAGAAGGTATTGATTATTTAGTTTTTGGGGTTTCTGACACTGATGATATAAAAAAATATTTAAACGCAGCAAACGTAATAAAGAAAAATTTTGATCAATATAACAAAGATGTAAGAATGAATTTAAAAACAGGAAAATCATATGTTTTGAGTTGTTTCTTGTCGCTAGAAAAATTAATAGGTGTTGAAAATATACCACAAGATATTTTAGGGTTTGAATATACCAAATATATAGTTTTTAATAATTTATCAGTAAAACCGTTTTGCATAAAAAGAACAGCTCCACACAATTCGTTAATAGCAAATAATAATTATGCTTCGGCAACAATGATACGAAAAATGTTAGAAGAAGGCGAAGATGTTTCAATGTTCACACCGATAAACATTCCTAAAAATTTTTCAAAAATTGAAGATAAATATAATGAGTTTAAACAAAAGGTACAAAATTATTCCAAAGAAGAACTAGCAAATATTGCATTAGTATCCGAGGGAATGGAAAATCTTTTTAAAAAGAATATTGAAATAGCAAAAAATTATAATGAATTTGTTGATTTATGTACTTCAAAAAGATATACAAATAGCAGAATTAAACGAGTGATGTTGTATGTTCTTTTAGGAATAAAGAAAGAAGATTTGTGTTAA
- a CDS encoding M13 family metallopeptidase: MNKKLIPIDFFDAINKKWVDSHKIPDSKSSIGCFAQLDKNITTLTKKILNTWSEDASTIPNDPIINQLVKFYNLTKNWKLRYQAQLKPINKLLSKINSLNSWKDVENNFLELKLSSLNTPLIFSVSTDFKNSDVQTLYLDVNSTILPDKSFYTDPVKKEKFINVWKNMVLKLLNKIDKNESKNNLIIENALKWDELTSSFLRDSEFYFDMVKICNTISTKELTQNVKTINIENILRQLIKCFPEEINAIDPNSINIAKSLTNEENFEYYKASLIIDAILTYAPYFDYSTIQIASEFNLAINGNKKIESKEKYQIKQAKHFFDIPFGTYYGKTYFGLKNKQTVEHMIKSMIGVYKEQLAKNSWLSKQTKEKAITKLNSIGVYVGFPEIIQDHYKYLIVEKFDGYNDLFENVLKFNKILAEHILSEYGKTEDKNLWHMSPAMVNAYYNPSKNVIVFPAAILQKPFFSADQSSSSNFGGIGAVIAHEISHGFDNNGANFDEKGNMINWWTEEDKKAFEIKTKEMINLFEGRETSVGKCNGTLTVSENIADAGGLSCALAAAKLEKDYNPKDFYINFATIWRTKYRPELQSLLLTIDCHAPAKLRTNVQIQNSDDFYTTFNVKKGDQMYLPPEKRVKIW, encoded by the coding sequence ATGAACAAAAAACTTATTCCAATAGATTTCTTTGATGCAATAAATAAAAAGTGGGTAGATAGCCACAAAATCCCTGATTCTAAAAGCTCTATAGGTTGCTTTGCACAATTAGATAAAAATATTACCACATTAACTAAAAAAATATTAAATACATGAAGTGAAGATGCTTCAACAATTCCAAACGACCCTATTATCAATCAATTAGTAAAATTTTATAACTTAACCAAAAATTGAAAATTACGTTATCAAGCGCAATTAAAGCCAATTAATAAATTACTTTCAAAAATTAATTCCTTAAATTCTTGAAAGGATGTTGAAAACAATTTTTTGGAATTGAAATTATCTAGTTTAAACACCCCTTTAATTTTTTCAGTTTCAACAGATTTTAAAAACAGCGATGTTCAAACTCTTTATTTAGATGTAAACTCTACAATTCTACCAGACAAAAGTTTTTATACTGATCCTGTTAAAAAAGAAAAATTTATTAATGTTTGAAAAAATATGGTTTTAAAACTTTTAAATAAGATCGACAAAAACGAATCTAAAAACAATTTAATCATTGAAAATGCTTTAAAATGAGATGAATTAACTTCTTCATTTTTAAGAGATTCAGAATTCTATTTTGATATGGTTAAAATTTGCAACACTATTTCAACAAAAGAATTAACCCAAAACGTTAAAACAATAAACATAGAAAATATATTAAGGCAATTAATTAAATGTTTCCCCGAAGAAATAAATGCTATTGATCCAAATTCTATAAACATTGCAAAATCTTTAACTAATGAAGAAAATTTTGAATATTATAAAGCAAGTTTAATTATTGATGCAATATTAACTTATGCACCTTATTTCGATTATTCAACAATTCAAATTGCTTCTGAATTTAATTTAGCAATAAACGGAAACAAAAAAATTGAATCAAAAGAAAAATATCAAATTAAACAAGCAAAACATTTTTTTGATATTCCTTTTGGAACTTACTATGGTAAAACCTATTTTGGATTAAAAAACAAGCAAACGGTTGAACACATGATAAAAAGCATGATAGGCGTTTATAAAGAACAGCTAGCAAAAAACTCTTGGTTAAGTAAACAAACAAAAGAAAAAGCAATAACAAAGCTTAACTCAATCGGTGTTTATGTTGGTTTTCCTGAAATAATTCAAGATCACTATAAATATTTAATAGTTGAAAAATTTGATGGATACAATGATTTATTTGAAAACGTTTTAAAGTTTAACAAAATTTTAGCTGAACACATTTTATCTGAATACGGAAAAACAGAAGACAAGAACCTTTGACATATGTCACCTGCTATGGTTAACGCCTATTATAACCCTTCAAAAAATGTAATAGTATTCCCTGCTGCAATCTTACAAAAACCTTTCTTTAGTGCAGATCAATCCTCTTCATCAAATTTTGGTGGAATTGGTGCTGTTATTGCCCATGAAATATCACACGGATTTGACAATAATGGAGCAAATTTCGATGAAAAAGGAAATATGATTAATTGATGAACAGAAGAAGATAAAAAAGCTTTTGAAATCAAGACAAAAGAAATGATTAATTTATTTGAAGGTAGAGAAACATCTGTTGGTAAATGTAATGGAACATTAACCGTTTCAGAAAACATAGCAGATGCTGGTGGATTATCGTGTGCTTTAGCAGCAGCAAAATTAGAAAAAGATTATAACCCTAAAGATTTTTATATAAATTTTGCAACAATTTGAAGAACAAAATACCGTCCAGAATTACAATCATTATTATTAACTATTGATTGTCACGCTCCTGCCAAATTAAGAACAAATGTTCAAATACAAAACTCTGATGATTTTTATACAACTTTCAACGTCAAAAAAGGCGACCAAATGTATTTACCACCTGAAAAAAGAGTAAAAATTTGATAA